GCCGCTCCAGGCAGTGGTCCCGGCTGACGTAGTGATAGACACCGGCATTCAGGCCCGGCATCTCCGGAAGGATTGCATAGCCTTCCGTGGGGTGAAGGTTGCCGCTGGACGGGTTGCAACGCAAGGCCCAGCGACTACCCTTGTACTGCTTCCAGGCCGACAGTCCCAGGGCCAGCTCGAACAGTATAGCCACGCTGTTCCGTTCCAGCGGCATGGGAGGGACGGCGCCGGGAAAATAAAGGTCGGGATAGGCCGCGTCGAGCCGGTCAGCTAGAAGAGGAAGTTCGACCCTTTCCGCGCCAACGAAGGTGCGAAAGGGATCAGGCTGAGTGGCCCAGTCCAGATATCCCAGCGACGCGGCGTACTGGTGCAAGTGATGCTTGGTGCGGCGATGGTAGGCCAGCACGGCTTCGACCGAGTGATGTTCCTTTGTCATATTCCGAGCTCGCCCAGGAAGAAGAAAATGGGGTCAGACCCCATTTTTAGACATATCAGAACTCATTCCCTTTTGCCTTCAAAAAGTTTTTTGTATTCTCCATACCCTTCTTTTCCTAAATCCTCTTTTGGAATGAAACGAAGGGCAGCAGAGTTTATACAATACCGAAGGCCTGTCGGCGGGGGACCGTCAGGGAACAAATGCCCTACATGAGAATCAGCATG
The Candidatus Methylomirabilota bacterium genome window above contains:
- a CDS encoding peptide-methionine (R)-S-oxide reductase, translating into RTGWPSFTKPLEPENIVEKEDRNFFMVRTELRSKHADSHVGHLFPDGPPPTGLRYCINSAALRFIPKEDLGKEGYGEYKKLFEGKRE